A single window of Nicotiana sylvestris chromosome 5, ASM39365v2, whole genome shotgun sequence DNA harbors:
- the LOC104209990 gene encoding monothiol glutaredoxin-S1-like: MDMVMKLGAESPVVIFSKTSCCMSHSIETLIRGFGANPTVYELDKLPNGRQMENALIELGCQLSVPAVFIGKDFVGGSNEIMSLNVRGELKQLLLRANAIWI; this comes from the coding sequence ATGGATATGGTGATGAAGTTAGGAGCAGAAAGTCCAGTGGTGATTTTCAGTAAAACCAGTTGCTGCATGTCTCACAGTATTGAAACCCTAATCCGAGGTTTCGGAGCAAACCCTACAGTTTATGAGCTCGATAAACTTCCAAATGGGAGGCAAATGGAGAATGCATTGATTGAATTAGGGTGTCAACTAAGTGTGCCAGCAGTGTTCATTGGCAAAGATTTTGTTGGTGGATCTAATGAGATTATGAGTCTAAATGTTAGAGGCGAGCTCAAACAATTGCTTCTAAGGGCTAATGCTATTTGGATATAG